The Caldisericaceae bacterium region TGAATAATTTGCCAATTTGTTTAAAAACTGGCTCAGTTGATTTTGTTTCTGGTGCATAAATAGCATCCCTTTTTTCTTTTATTGAAATAAAGAGTATTATAACAGATACTACAAGAATTAAACTTGCAAGCCCAAAACCTAACTGTCTATTAACTGAAGAAATTCTTCCTAAAAGGAAATATACAAGTAATGATCCAAAGCCACCCATAAAGTTTATTATTCCATTTGCAGGTGATCTTTCCTCTGATGGAACAACATCTGGCATAAGCGCAATTACTGGCGCTCTAGCTACTGCCATCGAGAAATTCATCAAGAAAAGTGTGGTAAAAAATACGTAAAATGAATAGTGATTTGATACATAAGGAAGAAGGATAAAAAATATCGCTCCAATTGGTAGCGCTGTTATAATAAAAGGCATCCTTTTCCCAATTTTGGTGTTTATTCTATCTGAGAATGCCCCTACAAGTGGAATGATTGTAATTGCAAGGATGTTATCGAGATTCATTACCCATCCGATTAAGTAGTAAGAAAGGTGATAACGTAAATTGAGAATAAGTGGAACGTCGGCGTTGTAAAGCGACCAAATAATTGAAATGCCAAAGAACCCAAGGCCTAAGATGAAAATTTTCGCAAAACTTATCTTTCTCTTCATTAGTTCCTCCTTTAAAACAATTATATGAAAAAGCAATTTATTTTCCAAAAGCTTCATCAATTTTGTATAACTATAAAATCCTTCCTAGAAAGGTTTACGAATTTTCCAAATATTGCCATTATTTATAAAATGTATGGAGATCCTGCACTTACATTTGAATTATTTAGTTTAAAATTTGGTAAATTTTGCGTTAAATGTATTTAAATTAAGAAGAAATAAATTTAGCTTAAAGGGGGTCCTAAATAATGGAATCTAAAGTATTATTTAAGTCTTCAGAATTTACAATTTCTCAACTTGTAGAGTACATTGACTCAGGTTTAATTGCGTTACCTGAATTACAAAGACCTTTTGTTTGGAACGATGTCAAGGTAAGGGATCTATTTGACTCACTTTTCAAAGGTATGCCGATTGGAATACTTATTCTATGGGAGATTTATGAAGGCA contains the following coding sequences:
- a CDS encoding SLC45 family MFS transporter, yielding MKRKISFAKIFILGLGFFGISIIWSLYNADVPLILNLRYHLSYYLIGWVMNLDNILAITIIPLVGAFSDRINTKIGKRMPFIITALPIGAIFFILLPYVSNHYSFYVFFTTLFLMNFSMAVARAPVIALMPDVVPSEERSPANGIINFMGGFGSLLVYFLLGRISSVNRQLGFGLASLILVVSVIILFISIKEKRDAIYAPETKSTEPVFKQIGKLFKKENFNLLFVLLSILFWFIAFNSVETFYVVYMVKETGLAGETAEKLAKFNLGLFSLSFMIFALPSGYIAKTLKRKYTILTGLFGLIIVFGLITILKSVSLHKYLFIVGGICWALVNINSLPMVLDLGTLETQGTHTGFYYFFSQFANIVAPPLAGFISDKAHTTFVIFPFAIVFITIAIILMFNVKGGEAIENNRT